One part of the Gossypium raimondii isolate GPD5lz chromosome 1, ASM2569854v1, whole genome shotgun sequence genome encodes these proteins:
- the LOC105782430 gene encoding LOB domain-containing protein 4, which produces MKENGRKNGALSPCAACKLLRRRCAPDCVFAPYFPADEPQKFASVHKVFGASNVNKMLQELPEHQRRDAVSSMVYEANARVRDPVYGCVGAISSLQQQIDSLQNQLALAQAEVVQMRMRQFGSTSSNPGTNSADENIASVADAPSKFMPSHHQSKSFFCVDMVDQPNMAESLWSY; this is translated from the exons ATGAAGGAAAATGGTAGAAAGAACGGCGCCTTATCGCCATGCGCGGCTTGCAAGTTACTTAGAAGGAGATGTGCACCGGACTGTGTTTTTGCTCCGTATTTTCCAGCTGATGAGCCTCAAAAGTTTGCTAGTGTCCATAAGGTGTTTGGTGCTAGCAATGTTAACAAGATGTTACAG GAATTACCGGAGCACCAACGACGTGATGCAGTGAGTTCAATGGTGTACGAAGCCAACGCTAGGGTTCGTGACCCTGTGTACGGATGTGTAGGAGCCATTTCATCGTTGCAACAACAGATCGATTCTCTGCAAAACCAATTGGCACTTGCTCAAGCCGAGGTGGTGCAGATGAGGATGCGCCAATTCGGTTCGACCTCATCGAACCCGGGCACCAACTCGGCTGATGAGAACATTGCATCAGTTGCAGATGCCCCTTCCAAGTTCATGCCATCTCATCATCAGTCCAAGTCCTTTTTTTGCGTGGACATGGTTGATCAGCCTAATATGGCTGAGTCTTTATGGTCATACTAG